From Oscillospiraceae bacterium CM, a single genomic window includes:
- a CDS encoding cation:proton antiporter, translated as MHLEVNYFSLAIVFVIAVLSPIIVSKIKVISIPEIIVQIIAGIIIGDSGLKIIGHSNIVDFLASFGFVFLMFLSGYEVNFNLLKRSKNISDQSATPLKKALMIMSLTLVFSAAFALGLYFLGLVKDFLLLTLIFSTTSLGIVVSVLKENGIIKNKFGQTLLVASLVADFSTLFLLPIVLYFIKGERNFGLLLSLLLIVAFIVLYFVLKLFKRVDFDKAIHKVTHLEVRITLAVLFLFAILSETIGLEVIIGAFMAGMLFSLLFKDRTEHQELSTKLDSIGYGFLIPIFFIMIGVRFQLSSVFSPDTLLLLPLFIIIVYLVKLLPSVIVLNREYRLKKSLSAGFMLSSRLSLIVAISQIALSGGFITMSTYSSFIIIAIVTCLISPIVSLKLYGKKDIDLKILENIQI; from the coding sequence GTGCATCTCGAAGTCAATTATTTTTCCCTTGCGATCGTTTTTGTCATCGCCGTCCTTTCCCCGATCATTGTCAGCAAAATCAAAGTCATCTCGATTCCGGAGATTATTGTTCAGATTATAGCCGGCATCATCATTGGTGACAGCGGATTAAAAATCATAGGTCACAGTAATATTGTCGACTTCCTGGCATCCTTCGGATTCGTGTTCTTGATGTTTTTAAGCGGCTATGAAGTCAACTTCAATCTGCTTAAGCGCAGCAAAAACATATCTGATCAGTCGGCTACACCGCTGAAAAAGGCGCTTATGATTATGAGTTTAACGCTTGTGTTTTCAGCTGCTTTTGCTCTAGGCTTGTATTTCCTCGGGCTCGTCAAAGACTTTTTACTGCTGACGCTCATTTTCTCAACAACATCGCTTGGCATTGTTGTTTCCGTTCTGAAGGAAAACGGCATTATCAAGAACAAATTCGGCCAAACACTATTGGTTGCTTCTCTTGTTGCCGATTTTTCCACACTGTTTCTTCTGCCGATCGTTCTCTACTTTATCAAAGGCGAAAGGAACTTCGGCCTGCTGCTATCCCTTCTGCTGATCGTCGCGTTCATCGTTCTCTACTTTGTCCTGAAGCTCTTCAAGCGTGTTGACTTTGACAAAGCCATTCACAAGGTAACGCATCTTGAGGTACGCATTACGCTTGCCGTTTTGTTCCTGTTTGCCATCCTATCCGAGACCATCGGTCTTGAAGTCATTATTGGCGCTTTCATGGCCGGCATGCTCTTCTCTCTGCTTTTCAAGGACAGAACCGAGCATCAGGAGCTCAGCACAAAGCTCGACTCAATCGGTTATGGTTTCTTAATACCGATCTTCTTTATCATGATCGGCGTCCGCTTCCAGTTAAGCTCTGTCTTTTCCCCGGATACCCTGCTGCTCCTGCCACTCTTCATTATCATCGTCTACCTTGTCAAGCTGCTGCCATCCGTTATCGTTCTAAATAGAGAATACAGACTCAAAAAATCATTGTCAGCGGGCTTTATGCTGTCTTCCCGCTTAAGCTTAATCGTCGCCATTTCACAAATAGCTTTATCCGGCGGTTTCATCACGATGAGCACATATTCATCCTTTATCATCATCGCCATTGTTACATGCCTCATCTCGCCAATCGTCTCCCTCAAGCTGTATGGTAAAAAGGACATCGATCTGAAGATTCTTGAAAACATTCAAATCTAA
- a CDS encoding methyltetrahydrofolate cobalamin methyltransferase, with the protein MIIIGEKLNGTIPSMKKAILARDEQTLRDLAKKQADAGAHFLDVCASTSPEIEVETLKWMIDVVQDTVDTPICIDSPNIKALEKVIPYIKRPGLINCVAQEGGKCNIIFPLIKGTEWQVIAQTTDDNGIPNDSKGRVAITKYVVETAAKYDITPDRIHIDPLITAISADNNSVINFAETVKEVKAMYPTIKITAAISNISFGMPLRKILNQHFYALAAYIGLDSAVMDPCNRDLYTSMLVTETLLGRDRLCRKFTNAYRKNEIGPIKVEGK; encoded by the coding sequence ATGATCATTATTGGTGAAAAACTCAACGGTACCATCCCCAGCATGAAAAAGGCCATCCTGGCACGCGACGAGCAGACGCTCCGCGATCTTGCCAAGAAGCAGGCCGACGCCGGTGCACACTTCCTTGACGTTTGCGCCAGCACATCCCCTGAAATCGAAGTCGAAACCTTAAAGTGGATGATTGATGTTGTCCAGGATACGGTTGACACCCCGATTTGCATCGACAGCCCGAACATCAAGGCTCTTGAAAAGGTTATCCCCTATATCAAGAGACCGGGCCTCATCAACTGCGTTGCTCAGGAAGGCGGCAAGTGCAATATCATCTTCCCGCTCATCAAGGGCACCGAGTGGCAGGTTATTGCCCAGACAACGGACGATAACGGTATCCCGAACGACTCGAAGGGCCGTGTTGCCATCACAAAGTATGTTGTTGAAACAGCTGCCAAGTATGACATCACGCCGGACCGCATCCACATTGATCCCCTGATCACCGCCATTTCCGCAGACAACAACTCCGTAATAAACTTTGCGGAGACAGTCAAGGAAGTCAAGGCGATGTATCCGACGATCAAGATCACGGCTGCGATCAGCAACATCTCCTTTGGCATGCCGCTGCGCAAGATCCTCAACCAGCACTTCTATGCCCTGGCCGCTTACATCGGTCTGGACTCTGCTGTTATGGATCCCTGCAACCGCGATCTGTACACCTCGATGCTCGTGACGGAGACGCTGCTCGGCCGCGACCGCCTGTGCAGAAAGTTTACAAACGCATACCGTAAGAACGAGATTGGCCCCATCAAAGTCGAAGGCAAATAA
- a CDS encoding cobalamin-dependent protein (Presence of a B(12) (cobalamin)-binding domain implies dependence on cobalamin itself, in one of its several forms, or in some unusual lineages, dependence on a cobalamin-like analog.) — protein sequence MLDLKALTEAVGALEEEKVVAMLTEFVGTNPTEAQAQEAIAACQDGMGIVGGLFEKGEYFVGDLIFAGELLTGAVNVLKPIIGGESTKKVGVIVLGTVHDDLHDIGKNIFRSTAEAAGFEVYDLGIDQPVSAFVDKVKEVKPDIVGLSGVLTLAIDSMKDTIDGLKAAGLRDSVKVTIGGACASEDAMIVTGADAWSTNAAKTVQVCLDWVKGK from the coding sequence ATGTTGGATTTAAAAGCACTCACCGAAGCCGTCGGCGCTCTTGAGGAAGAGAAAGTCGTCGCCATGCTGACGGAATTCGTCGGCACGAACCCCACAGAAGCGCAGGCTCAGGAAGCCATCGCCGCCTGCCAGGACGGCATGGGCATCGTCGGCGGCCTCTTTGAAAAAGGCGAATACTTTGTCGGCGACCTGATCTTCGCCGGCGAGCTCCTCACAGGCGCTGTCAACGTTCTCAAGCCGATCATCGGCGGCGAGAGCACAAAGAAGGTCGGCGTGATTGTCCTTGGCACTGTCCATGACGACCTGCACGACATTGGCAAGAACATCTTCAGAAGCACGGCCGAAGCCGCCGGCTTCGAAGTTTATGACCTCGGCATCGACCAGCCTGTCAGCGCTTTTGTGGACAAGGTTAAGGAAGTGAAGCCGGACATCGTTGGCCTCAGCGGCGTTCTGACACTGGCTATCGACTCCATGAAAGACACCATCGACGGTCTCAAGGCTGCCGGCCTGAGAGACAGCGTTAAGGTCACAATCGGCGGCGCTTGCGCCAGCGAAGACGCCATGATTGTCACCGGCGCCGACGCTTGGTCCACGAACGCGGCGAAGACCGTTCAGGTCTGCCTCGACTGGGTCAAAGGCAAGTAA
- a CDS encoding ADP-ribosylglycohydrolase family protein, translating into MIGAIIGDIVGSRFEFNNHKSKDFELFADGCRPTDDTVMTLAVAKSLMVTEHIKETADNLEGDYGGAQTLLKNVSVTYMQNFGQRYPDSGYGGLFFRWIFDELPRPYNSFGNGAAMRISPVGYVAQTADEVTVMSQIVTGVSHNHPEGLKGAEAVAMAVFLARRGLSKEALREKLRNYYPLDKTIDTIRQTYEPSTACQNSVPQALTAFLDSTSFEDAIRNAVSIGGDSDTLAAITGSVAEAFYGVPEDLQATALSYLDDALSATVAEWNTFMVNRLHNEAAGQNE; encoded by the coding sequence ATGATCGGTGCAATCATCGGCGATATCGTCGGCTCCCGGTTTGAGTTTAATAATCACAAAAGCAAGGATTTTGAGCTCTTCGCGGACGGCTGCCGCCCGACGGACGACACCGTTATGACGCTGGCCGTTGCCAAGTCCCTCATGGTTACAGAACATATTAAAGAGACCGCCGACAACCTTGAAGGCGATTACGGCGGCGCGCAGACACTTCTGAAAAACGTCAGCGTCACCTATATGCAAAACTTCGGCCAGCGTTACCCCGATAGTGGCTACGGCGGCCTGTTTTTCCGCTGGATTTTTGACGAGCTGCCACGCCCATACAACAGCTTTGGCAACGGGGCGGCCATGCGCATCAGTCCCGTCGGATATGTCGCACAGACGGCGGACGAGGTGACGGTCATGAGCCAGATTGTCACGGGCGTATCGCACAATCACCCAGAAGGCCTTAAAGGCGCGGAGGCGGTGGCCATGGCCGTTTTTCTAGCGCGCCGGGGCCTGTCCAAAGAGGCTCTGCGCGAAAAACTGCGCAACTATTACCCGCTTGACAAGACAATTGACACAATCCGCCAGACGTATGAGCCAAGCACAGCCTGCCAGAACAGCGTCCCGCAGGCGCTGACAGCTTTTCTGGATTCGACGTCCTTTGAGGACGCCATCCGCAATGCCGTCTCTATCGGCGGTGACAGCGACACGCTTGCCGCTATAACCGGTTCTGTTGCTGAGGCGTTTTACGGGGTGCCAGAAGACCTGCAGGCGACGGCCTTATCGTACCTAGACGACGCACTGTCGGCCACCGTGGCAGAATGGAATACGTTTATGGTCAACCGGCTCCACAACGAAGCGGCAGGGCAAAACGAATGA